One part of the Hydra vulgaris chromosome 01, alternate assembly HydraT2T_AEP genome encodes these proteins:
- the LOC136075584 gene encoding uncharacterized protein LOC136075584 isoform X1: MENLFSREKLLCEIQQCFLQDANKSTLVLFGMSGVGKTHIARKYCEMSYNFYKNFVWIDAAFGVLQTSMRNQCQILGFEVHDSKGEYFNIKVIVEKIHNYYKNEKTLYIFDNVDDESVKNLSMYISRKPNSFTLITTQWRTWSNNVNKMLVDVFSSEEAFSYVKNGIKENTDENIRKLIKELGYHPFAITQAIKYINIHKISIEKYIDRYRLKPSEILDNNNFPTEEESKSAIKAINLVLIKLEKTKPFLFKLLNCLSHCDGRNISQQFITQISNHMEINDESLIDETIGLLMSYSLLNCFEDKKYTMHELTQLTCKSFQRRNSSINTFLDLIEKCFKVEFNELKDHADYGNHFVFHFIYLFRSNEKIFLKAFHNMTSSIQKLFVCKGLFEEAIEILKVIRNFNAETYGENNELTLNTKLNIALCLYDMGKYNEALDINYSVDKIQTEILGINHPDTMSTKNNMANCLYDMGKYNEALEINYSVDKIQTEILGINHPDTMLTKHNIALCLYKMGKYNEALEINYSVDKIKTEILGINHPSTMLTKNNIANCLYKMGKYNEALEINYSVDKIQTEILGINHPDTMLVKNNIALCLYKMGKYNEALDINYSVNKIKTEILGINHPSTMLTKHNIALCLNYLEKQQTICLII, from the exons Atgg aaaatttattttcacgcGAAAAACTACTTTGTGAAATTCAACAATGCTTTTTACAAGATGCAAATAAGTCAACTTTAGTATTATTTGGAATGTCGGGCGTCGGAAAGACACATATTGCCAGAAAATATTGTGAAATGTCTTATAACTTCTATAAAAACTTCGTTTGGATTGACGCAGCATTTGGAGTGTTACAAACTTCAATGAGAAACCAATGTCAAATATTAGGATTTGAAGTTCATGATTCGAAAggtgaatattttaatataaaagtgattgttgaaaaaattcacaactattataaaaatgaaaagactttgtatatttttgacaatgtCGACGATGaaagtgttaaaaatttatcaatgtaCATTTCAAGAAAACCGAATTCATTCACGTTGATTACCACCCAATGGAGAACGTGGTcgaataatgtaaataaaatgctAGTTGATGTTTTTTCTTCTGAAGAAGCATTTTCTTATGTTAAAAATGGTATTAAAGAAAACACAGATGAAAACATAAGAAAGTTAATTAAAGAACTTGGTTATCATCCGTTTGCAATTACTCaggcaataaaatatataaatatacataaaatttcgatagaaaaatatatagatcGATATAGATTAAAACCATCAGAAATATTAGACAATAATAACTTTCCAACCGAAGAAGAATCAAAGTCTGCAATAAAAGCAAttaacttagttttaataaaattagaaaaaactaaaccttttctatttaaattactaaactGTTTATCTCATTGCGACGGTCGAAACATCAGTCAACAATTTATAACCCAAATCTCAAATCACATGGAAATAAACGATGAATCTTTAATAGATGAAACCATTGGATTACTAATGAGTTATTCTTTACTAAACtgttttgaagataaaaaatatacaatgcACGAACTTACACAGTTGACAtgtaaaagttttcaaagaagAAATTCAAGTATAAATACGTTTCTTGATctaatagaaaaatgttttaaagttgaaTTCAATGAATTAAAAGATCACGCGGATTACggaaatcattttgtttttcattttatctatTTGTTTCGTAGTaacgaaaaaatttttttaaaagccttCCATAATATGACGTCTtctattcaaaaattgtttgtatGTAAAGGTTTATTTGAAGAAGCAAtcgaaatattaaaagttattcgaAACTTTAATGCAGAAACTTATGGTGAAAATAACGAACTCACgcttaatacaaaattaaatatcgCACTCTGTTTGTacgatatgggaaaatataacgaagctttagatattaattattctgttgataaaatacaaactgaaattttaggtatcaaccatccggatacaatgtcaacaaaaaataatatggcAAACTGTTTGTacgatatgggaaaatataacgaagctttagaaattaattattctgttgataaaatacaaactgaaattttaggtatcaaccatccggaTACAAtgttaacaaaacataatatcgcactCTGTTTGTACaaaatgggaaaatataacgaagctttagaaattaattattctgttgataaaataaaaactgaaattttaggtatcaaccatccgtctacaatgttaacaaaaaataatatcgcaaactgtttgtacaaaatgggaaaatataacgaagctttagaaattaattattctgttgataaaatacaaactgaaattttaggtatcaaccatccggatacaatgttagtaaaaaataatatcgcactCTGTTTGTACaaaatgggaaaatataacgaagctttagatattaattattctgttaataaaataaaaactgaaattttaggtatcaaccatccgtctacaatgttaacaaaacataatatcgcactctgtttaaattatttagaaaaacagCAAAcgatttgtttaattatttga
- the LOC136075584 gene encoding uncharacterized protein LOC136075584 isoform X2, whose protein sequence is MSGVGKTHIARKYCEMSYNFYKNFVWIDAAFGVLQTSMRNQCQILGFEVHDSKGEYFNIKVIVEKIHNYYKNEKTLYIFDNVDDESVKNLSMYISRKPNSFTLITTQWRTWSNNVNKMLVDVFSSEEAFSYVKNGIKENTDENIRKLIKELGYHPFAITQAIKYINIHKISIEKYIDRYRLKPSEILDNNNFPTEEESKSAIKAINLVLIKLEKTKPFLFKLLNCLSHCDGRNISQQFITQISNHMEINDESLIDETIGLLMSYSLLNCFEDKKYTMHELTQLTCKSFQRRNSSINTFLDLIEKCFKVEFNELKDHADYGNHFVFHFIYLFRSNEKIFLKAFHNMTSSIQKLFVCKGLFEEAIEILKVIRNFNAETYGENNELTLNTKLNIALCLYDMGKYNEALDINYSVDKIQTEILGINHPDTMSTKNNMANCLYDMGKYNEALEINYSVDKIQTEILGINHPDTMLTKHNIALCLYKMGKYNEALEINYSVDKIKTEILGINHPSTMLTKNNIANCLYKMGKYNEALEINYSVDKIQTEILGINHPDTMLVKNNIALCLYKMGKYNEALDINYSVNKIKTEILGINHPSTMLTKHNIALCLNYLEKQQTICLII, encoded by the coding sequence ATGTCGGGCGTCGGAAAGACACATATTGCCAGAAAATATTGTGAAATGTCTTATAACTTCTATAAAAACTTCGTTTGGATTGACGCAGCATTTGGAGTGTTACAAACTTCAATGAGAAACCAATGTCAAATATTAGGATTTGAAGTTCATGATTCGAAAggtgaatattttaatataaaagtgattgttgaaaaaattcacaactattataaaaatgaaaagactttgtatatttttgacaatgtCGACGATGaaagtgttaaaaatttatcaatgtaCATTTCAAGAAAACCGAATTCATTCACGTTGATTACCACCCAATGGAGAACGTGGTcgaataatgtaaataaaatgctAGTTGATGTTTTTTCTTCTGAAGAAGCATTTTCTTATGTTAAAAATGGTATTAAAGAAAACACAGATGAAAACATAAGAAAGTTAATTAAAGAACTTGGTTATCATCCGTTTGCAATTACTCaggcaataaaatatataaatatacataaaatttcgatagaaaaatatatagatcGATATAGATTAAAACCATCAGAAATATTAGACAATAATAACTTTCCAACCGAAGAAGAATCAAAGTCTGCAATAAAAGCAAttaacttagttttaataaaattagaaaaaactaaaccttttctatttaaattactaaactGTTTATCTCATTGCGACGGTCGAAACATCAGTCAACAATTTATAACCCAAATCTCAAATCACATGGAAATAAACGATGAATCTTTAATAGATGAAACCATTGGATTACTAATGAGTTATTCTTTACTAAACtgttttgaagataaaaaatatacaatgcACGAACTTACACAGTTGACAtgtaaaagttttcaaagaagAAATTCAAGTATAAATACGTTTCTTGATctaatagaaaaatgttttaaagttgaaTTCAATGAATTAAAAGATCACGCGGATTACggaaatcattttgtttttcattttatctatTTGTTTCGTAGTaacgaaaaaatttttttaaaagccttCCATAATATGACGTCTtctattcaaaaattgtttgtatGTAAAGGTTTATTTGAAGAAGCAAtcgaaatattaaaagttattcgaAACTTTAATGCAGAAACTTATGGTGAAAATAACGAACTCACgcttaatacaaaattaaatatcgCACTCTGTTTGTacgatatgggaaaatataacgaagctttagatattaattattctgttgataaaatacaaactgaaattttaggtatcaaccatccggatacaatgtcaacaaaaaataatatggcAAACTGTTTGTacgatatgggaaaatataacgaagctttagaaattaattattctgttgataaaatacaaactgaaattttaggtatcaaccatccggaTACAAtgttaacaaaacataatatcgcactCTGTTTGTACaaaatgggaaaatataacgaagctttagaaattaattattctgttgataaaataaaaactgaaattttaggtatcaaccatccgtctacaatgttaacaaaaaataatatcgcaaactgtttgtacaaaatgggaaaatataacgaagctttagaaattaattattctgttgataaaatacaaactgaaattttaggtatcaaccatccggatacaatgttagtaaaaaataatatcgcactCTGTTTGTACaaaatgggaaaatataacgaagctttagatattaattattctgttaataaaataaaaactgaaattttaggtatcaaccatccgtctacaatgttaacaaaacataatatcgcactctgtttaaattatttagaaaaacagCAAAcgatttgtttaattatttga